Genomic DNA from Penaeus chinensis breed Huanghai No. 1 chromosome 21, ASM1920278v2, whole genome shotgun sequence:
agagagagagaggaaagagagagagagagagagaggaaagagagagagagagagagagaggaaagagagagagagagagagaggaaagagagagagagagagagaggaaagagagagagagagagagaggaaagagagagagagagagagaggaaagagagagagagagagagaggaaagagagagagagagagagaggaaagagagagagagagagagaggaaagagagagagagagagagaggaaagagagagagagagagagaggaaagagagagagagagagagaggaaagagagagagagagagagagaagagagagagagagagagaggaagagagagagagagaggaaagagagagagagagagagaggaaagagagagagagagagagaggaaagagagagagagagagagaggaaagagagagagagagagagaggaaagagagagagagagagagaggaaagagagagagagagagagaggaaagagagagagagagagagaggaaagagagagagagagagagaggaaagagagagagagagagagaggaaagagagagagagagagagaggaaagagagagagagagagagaggaaagagagagagagagagagaggaaagagagagagagagagagaggaaagagagagagagagagagaggaaagagagagagagagagagaggaaagagagagagagagagagaggaaagagagagagagagagagaggaaagagagagagagagagagaggaaagagagagagagagagagaggaaagagagagagagagagagaggaaagagagagagagagagagaggaaagagagagagagagagagaggaaagagagagagagagagagaggaaagagagagagagagagagaggaaagagagagagagagagagaggaaagagagagagagagagagaggaaagagagagagagagagagaggaaagagagagagagagagagaggaaagagagagagagagagagaggaaagagagagagagagagagaggaaagagagagagagagagagaggaaagagagagagagagagagaggaaagagagagagagagagaggaaagagagagagagagagaggaaagagagagagagagagaggaaaagagagagagagagaggaaagagagagagagagaggaaagagagagagagagaggaaagagagagagagagaggaaagagagagagagaggaaagagagagagagagaggaaagagagagagagagaggaaagagagagagagagaggaagagagagagagagagagaagagagagagagagagagagagagagagagagagagagagagagagagagagagagagagagagagagagagagagagagagagagagagagagggggggggggggaagataagtgAGGTTTATACTCAAGTGCATGAGTGAGTATAGATAGGTGTTCTtgcttgtgtgtggatgtgtcttgGGAAAGGGTTATGCATGTAGGGCAGGTGGGGGCATGTACGAGTTATGTTCGTTGTTTGTGTAGGTTATTTGTTGTGGGGTTATTTGTTGTGGGGTTATTTATGTGGGGGGgttacgtacgtatgcatgtgcggcggggggggggggggggtatatatgtacgcatacacgtgtgtggaggaatatatgcatgtgcatatgtttgcGTCAGGAGGAATTGAGGGGATATGAatgaacctgtgtgtgtgtgggggggggggggtcatgcgtgtatgcatgcatggatgTTTTGGTTTTAATGATACATGCGATCTTGTGCGTGTAAATATGAACAAGGGAGTGCGAAACGCGTGTGATATTGTTAGAGTTTTTGTACGTGAAAAACAATACGATAGGTGGGTTGCCACAATTATAAGCATTTCTGTtttgtaatattactattattattatcgctattgccattatcaataatactactattattaatattactaccactactattattattattatttattattactattactattattactattactagtattaccattactattactattattactactattactattattattagtgcaaaAATAGTCACGTCAAACATTTGTTAATTTACAACAATACAGCAGGTTATTCTCGAATCCCCAAGGCAGAGCAACGAACGAGAAAAGTGAAAAGCAGTGTTAGGAAAACACAAATTAGTAAAGCATatacttagatttttttttattgtatattgacAAATCAATTGCATATAAACATTTTTCTAACACATTTGGTAACTTAAGAATTAATATGAAAGTTATTAACCATGCAATTTACTACAGAAAGAAATTCAACTTAAAGGCTAATTAATATTCACTCCCTAAGTTAACTCCTCTCAAAGGTAGCAATTCCATTAGTTATTTTTATAGGAAAAGTAAGGTTATATAGCACATTATATGAAAGAACATTGCCCCTGCTACTTCGAacactaaaagataaaaaaagaccaTTTACAAGAAACAAGATAAAGAATATACATCTATTACTACCCAGCATTAAGCTCGCCAACCTTATTACATGTCAAAAACTGCACAACAGCCTTCAAACGGTGGGCGAAAAATGCTTATATTCTCGTACCTGCAGATAATGCGCACGAATCACCAGCAGGAAATAGGTCTCCAGGAAAATGTACCCAAAGGCTATGGCAGCCAGGATGGACATGGAGCTGAAATCGCCGACGACGATGAGACCTATGCAGAGCGCGGCGCCGCCCGTGGTCGCCAGGACGATGTAAACGAGACGGAGGATCATGTAGGGCACCATGAGGCAGGCGTCATTCTGGGGAGAAACATGGCAGTGAGTATATAACGAAGGGTATATTTGAAAAAAACTCATCGTGCTTATGATTTCACAATCtatgcgttttcttttttattttcacacCTTTGTTACTAAAATTGCACGCTGAAAATGTTTTTCCTATCAAATAATAATTGTTCACCAACGAATAAACGTAAAGGTATTTCTATAACTACAGGAACAGAAAATTGTTAATCTTTACGGTATTGACGTACTAAGCTAGGGCATATTGAAGATGATCTTGGGAGAGCAAAAATTGCAGTCGTCGGCACAAGACAATCTGCAGATACGAGTGGTAACGCCACAAATAAGGGAAAAGACCACGGAAGGCGCCGCCCACAGCCAAGGTCCATTCCGTGGTCCCGAGTTTCTGCTCTAACTTGCTGCGCATACTCGAGTGAAAATACAGTTTGCCGGGAGGGCGTTGGGACACACCCAGTCACAGCAACTTATGACTGTTGAATAGCTTTCGTAACGGAGTTGGGAACTATCTCTGGCGAGTGCGTCTGTGCTGTAAAGAATggccaaataaaaacaaataataataaaacggcaTACCTTTGAGATGCCGTGGATGAGAAGCGAGCTGATGATCACCTGGATGACGTAGATCAGCATCAGTGTTGCCCCGCCTAACATGACTGTAGATCATAAATAAATTTAGAACATGCATAATCAAAACAATATTATAGGACACAGTAGATTTTGATAATGactaataactaatgataagCAAGATAATAAAATTACACTAAAACGTGAACTGGAACCCATAGATAATAAACTCAGCCACTGCAGAACGTAAAAAATGAAAACCGAAAAAGATGAACAGGTGTGGTTTCGTTAAGGGTACATAAACAGCATTGCCATATCCCTTTCACTCACCTATGTGTTTCGCGCTGTCTCTGCAGGCACCCATGTCCTCGGCTTGCAAGTTCTCCCGGCAGAACTTCAGTACTTCGCTGTCCACATTCTGGTCATGATTTGCGTATATGTTGACGAGGTTCAGGATGCCAAAAATGCCGGAAAtctaaataagaacaaaaaggaaaactaaTTTTACGGAATAAGCATTTTCTACCAACATTATCACACTTACAAGACTACCTACAGAAAAGCAAGTTTACATATCAGAAAATTACAAAACGATAAGAATAtcaggcctcctcctcctcccaacactAGCAAAGCTGCACAACCCTTccttatcaatattcatatattgGTACGTACGTAATTAGCACAGAATTAACACAAGGTCCGTCTTTACTTACGACCGAGAGCGAAGCCAGAATGAGACTTCCGGTTCTTCGTGTGAAGCAACAACATCCCTTCGGCTGCCACAGCATCTTGGAAGTCTTAATGggagagaaacatacatataagtaatgtaaaataaaggaaataaaagaaaaagctcCGTCAAAGACCAGCCTCCCATACCTCTTTCGGCAAGAAACCACTTGGAGCGATAGATTACCTGGACAATGGGTATCCCAGTTCGGCTAATCTCTACCTTGTTAGAATGTACAATTGCTTATTTGTCTTTACAAGCGcgcagaaagagggaaatggacactttAATCTTagagaacaaagaggaaaaaagggaaataaacaccGATACAGCTACATCTGCCTCACATTTACCGCGAAGAAACGAAAATATCCGTTGCATATCACCGATCAGgccaagtccacaacaccctcctcCCACAGCCTGAGTTCGTAATGTCGGATTTTCTTTAAGTTAGTACGAAGTGCTAATAAAGAGGGGGCACAGGGAGGCCCCACCAGGGTCTAGGATATAAATAGAATGTAGGAAAGGTTTGGTTTGGATTTATCGGTTCGCATGATACCTGGTTTTGGGAATTAGTCTGgtggtgcgtcgctctcggtaacaattaccCTCCGTTGTCAAGCCTCCTCGTACACGTGCGTATACGTATAAGTGCACGTCCGGCCGTACTCGCACTGCCTCTCATTCACTACCTTGTTCCGAACTATTTACAATAAATGCGTTTATTTTCACAAGTTTTTAAGATTGTACTTTCCATAACTGCGTTATAACAGATATGACAGGCATTTTGCTGTGTTGACCTTTGCCACTTTGGtggactagaaaaaaaaacaaaaaaacggatgtTCATATTGCGAACAGGCTATATGAACCTCATagtttgtacgtatatgtatatttacgtgtttatgtatgttatcAAGTCTGTAGAGGTATGGTTGTGTATACATGCTAAATGATGTGCGACTGTGTGAATTTGTTGGTTACGGTATGGGTATTTGAgcatttgttaccgagagcgacgtaCCTCCAGAGGCGAAGTCCCAAAAAACAGGGTATCCTCTGcatgcgaacccaaaatccaGACCCAACTTTCCCTTAATATTTTTTCCCTTGGAGAAAGCGTGGCGTTTAGAACTCTGGCCGTGTGTGGGTGCGGTGGATATTTTCGGATATTTTCGTCACTTCACGGTAAATACGAGGCCGGGGCAGCAGTACCTGTATTGTTTATGACTATTATGCTCTATGATGGCgatgcccatccccccccctctctctctctctctctctctctctctctctctgtcaccctcgGCAACATTaacccaaacaaataaacaaacaaacacgtgtgCTGAATTAatccacacacactccaccagCTCTGTAATTGACACAGATGTTATCGATTTTCTCCCTCGAAAACTCTGGGTCATTTGGAGTCTCGCTATAACCTGTCCTTACTCATCGACTCGCTTTTCTGTCGTTAAATTTTTCGTCTTTTACATTCACTTCCGTTGTAATTAGCGTTTTAGTATCAGTATAAATGTAGTGTTAAGTGTATTAGCCTGATAGGAGATCATGTAATGTAATTAAAAAAGCGTAGACGATATATAAAATCCTTTAAGAAATATAACCATCAACGAAAATTTGGAATTTGCACACTTGTTCTCCCCACAGTCCTAAGTAAATCCCCAAGAACTTATTAATAAATAAGACTCTACTCACCGGAATATGCAAAATTCACCCACCAAAAGGTAGCACTAGACACAAAGAACCGGAGATATTTTGAATGTGTGGATAAAAATAAGGGACAAGGGTAGAGCGATATTGTACGTGCGTGCCTTCCTCCAGTTTAAATCCCTAAGTGAGACATGTGATCCAGCTGAACCCCCGGTCGCGTTAAGGGTTTCCGAGCGTACAATTATATTACATTTTCCCTAGGGTTAATTCGGTTTCATTTCATTAAACTGCCTTTCGTTATAGATGGTCTTTTCGTTATTGGCGCTGATGTTGCATCGTTTTGGGTAGAGACATTAACGGTGAGGATGTTGAATTTGCAGAAATACGTGTCCTAAATTGGCAACTGGTTGGATGGCGCAGTTTCCACATTGCAAAAGTGGAAGTCCAATGCAGGATAGACACagtttatgtttaaatatttatttcactTTATCCTCCATGTCATGCTTTAGTCGATGTTCCATAGAGTAGTTCTGAATGCACGTGATCAGATACATAGAATATTTATGCATAGTTCCCAATATAGTTATGGTGATTACTCAAAACGACAATTCAGTACCCTTTTACCCCGTGGAatcgtatatcattattattctttataatcatcaaggtgttaataaaaaaaaaaaaaaaaaaaaaaaaaaaaataggcagcagcttaatataaaatgaaaataaacccaTCGGCACATTTTCCTGAAAATTATAGCCATAAACATGGTTATAACTGGAATTTATTTATATCAAAcgtagagatatgtgtgtgtgtgtgtgtgtgtgtgtgtgtgtgtgtctgtgtgtgtgtgcgtgtgtgtgcatttatctctTCATTAACAGGCTATGTGTGAAGACACATAATTCACCGTAAACAAGATGGAATGTTCGGCAATAGATGTAATAAAATTTACATGATTTACTATGATATAGATTGAATATGATAGGATAAACAATTCAATCAAatcattaaatcatatatatatacatacacacacacacacacacacacacacacacacacacacacacacacacacacacacacatatatatatatatatatatatatatatatatatatattacatatggacACATCGTGGCCGTTGAATACATCCATCCAGTTACCAATCTGTCAGCCTCATTGACCgcccctctttccctgtctgcttgtctctctcccttactctctctgtatgtttccccagccctccctcccccctctctctctttctctgtgtctgtgtatgtctatatgtctgtttctctctctctctctcattctttctttctctgcctcagtgtctgtctgtctgtctgtgtctatctgtctgtctgtctgtgtctatctctctctctctctctctctttctctgtctgtctgtctgtctggctgtctctctctctctctttttctatgtctgtctgtctggctgtctggctctctcgactctccctctctctcactctctctctctctctctctctgtctctctctctctctctctctctctctctctctctctctctctctctctctctctctctctctctctctatctgtgtctgtctgtctgtctgtctctctctctctctctctccacgtataTCCTCGACTCATGAGGCCTGTAATAGGAAGTCATCTCCTCCAGGTGTTCCCGCCTCGGTTGTTGAGAGTGACATTTAATATCCCAGTCATGAACCTTTAGTGGTAGTTGCTTCTGCTTGGTGTGGGAAGACTTTTGCTttgcgtctcttctctctctctttcgttcgttcgttctttctttctgcctctttctttctttctctctgcctctttctttctttctctctgcctctttctttctttatctctgcctctctctctctctctctctctctctctctctctctctctctctctctctctctctctctctctctctctctctctctctctcttcctctttctctctcactctcccttgtgCGAAAATATGTATCTGTAACTTGTATATTTCACAGCAATTTCGTGTTCTATGTTTGAGGGATATTTATGTATCGATTTGGGGAATGGATTGATGACAGATGCATGAAACTACAAACAAATCAGAATTTCCTATTTTTTTGCATTGAATATTTTGCATGTTGGTGATTATACCGTGAGCTTGCAACATGAAacgtgtaaactttttttttttttttttttttttaattaaaactcTTTCCTTTGCAGCTGTGAGACTGGCACCTCTTCTTGGAATGCTTAAGTAAGTAGGAAATTATCAATAAATAACGACACTGCCAAGATCGCGCTTTTAACCTTGAACCGCGGACGATGGAGGTACTTGGCTGAGTCAAATGAGGTTAAATTATTTTCCATTGTGGTGATAATTTTTTTAGATTAAATGCAATCGTCTTCTGAAATGGCAGAGACACATGCATATTGAAAAATTGATAAtcttatgtgtaaaaaaaaacgaGGGCAGCGCTCTGTTATATAACAGTTTTGCAATGCCGATGGCGTGTCTGGCAGAATTGAAATGCAGTAATTCAATACACGAGCTGTAAGATAATACAGATTCCAATATGCATTAGTCTTCCACTAAATTATTTATTAAGattaatacttttctttttttatatgaggCACACATCATAGCAGACAATTCAAAATTGTTGTTTGCATTGACGGCGAAAATTTGGATAAAGAGCCAATTCgcttgttatttattaatttcattttagtttattcacatgtttacaacaacaaaaacaacaaaaatagcttGACGTCATCGTATGGAAGAACATCGTGCTGATTAATTAAAATTATTTGCAATTCCTTCATATGTTGCATTAACATTACTCGCAAATCCGGTTTTGGCCACCtagtaatttcttttttttttctcatcctgtGTGTTAAATTATGATATATGTGATAATGGGGATATTAACAAGGATAGCAGCTGAGAaatggatagtaataatgacagtgatgaatgtgaaaacagcaaaaataatatgtTTATTTCATTACCTGTAAATGCATTCATTGCGACCCTACTTCGATTAACCTTGATCGTGAATtccttttaatttcattattttttatatttttccttattaaaATATGAGTAAATATTGTCAGGAGATTAAAATTATAAACATAGGCATAGATTGTGAGGCAAGATACTAAGTGACagtatttttcccttctcttatattgatattattattattatcaatatcattattatatttttttttatcattgggaccaccattattgttattattcgctGTATTAATACTGGTATTATCaatagcagcagcaatagtaattatctttgttgctgttatcaccattatcattataattatcttcaaaatttattatctaaaaataaaatattgttaagTTACCCTCTGATGTTTATTTTCtagcattatttatttatttatttatttttaccatgGATACTATTTTGTACTTTTGTTTGTTAGTTCAAGTCTTGCCTTTACTTCAATTATGTTAAATAGTTACGTGATACTACTCGCATACATTATTCTTTACAAACAtgcaatgtgtttgtgtttagtaaAAATGCACTTATGCTGCGTTGGAGCTGTTAACCTCACCTCCATGGAGTGCTGGCTGTTGCTGGCAGGGTGTTGTAGCAGAGTGGCCTCTCAGGCAATAACAACACTTGTCCTGGCTATACCGGGTGCATTATCTCTTGTCattcagatgcacacacacacacacacacacacacacacacacacacacacacacacacacacacacacacacacacacgcacgcacacacacacacgcacctttgcacgcacacacacacacgcacctatgcacgcacatacacatacagcatCTACTTTAAATAACTCCTTTGAGTCCCTCCCAGCATCATGTCCTTTAGTGTTCTTCCTtgaatttccctccctcccccccctcccctcccctcccctcccccccccccctcccctccccctccccctcccctccctcctattacCACATCTAACTTCCCTCCCCTGTGAAGTTTAATTTTTGTCTTCCTGTTACCCAagtctctccctcgttctctcctctcctccccccctccctcttccccttccccccttcttcacaATCCCTCACACTCCCTCATTACACTAATCAGCTGCCTTCATTTCAACAGTCATCTTCACTTCCttgttcattgttattttcgCCACGCGTAGTTAAGGAAATATAACTGGTGCTTGGTTAACAACCAgtgcttgttatcattatcattattattattattattaagaattgcTATATGGTCTGTGTAAGTAGCGTGCATGTGAAATAGGCTCGGTTGCTGGGGTCTCTGTGGTGTATTCATATGTTTGGTCCAATAGTATGAATGTTAGGTGGTCCGTGGTTTTCCAAAGACATATATGCCAGACATGATTCGTTGCGCAATGCGTTCGTGTTGCAGAATTTTCTAAGTATGCttatagaatcatatatatatatatatatacatacacacatacatacacatatgcagataatatatatatatatatatttatatatatatattacatatatgtatgaacatatacacacatacacatacatatacacacatatatatatatatataaacacacacacacacatatgtaaatacacacacgcatgcacatacacacacacacgcacacacatcatatatgtatatatatatgtacatatatatgtatatgtatgtatattatgtttatatatgtatctatatgtatatatctacacacacacacacatatatatcgacggccatctgcagtcgatgtcgactatggcattattatctttacccattcccgtataggtagagtcaacgcctgggcaaaagaatgtgaggagcaaactgttgTCCATGTACCAGgccccctctctccacgcagctggtggatccaaaggaacggcaaagaccgatacgatttggcaccagcggcgtcgtagGAGTTGCGTTAAGGAGGTCGCAAGCCACAACGAACGGACTCTGGCCccggattttccctcagggttgactccctaAGCCTCTTCAtattatagataccacaaggcagtggattgttttgtatagggtgggcTCTCATAGCCtttgcacggactgaactacaaggctggCATCACTATCTCAACTAGGTAAGAaaatccgtgcatgtgtgtgtgtgcattcacacacacgcacacacatgtatatacacatatgtgtgtgcatatatatatatatatatatatatatatatacacacacacatacatacacaattgtataggtatatatctgactaacagctcagcaaaccatggcatctCATGGTCCAGCAGAAtcagagggaaatctgactaccctccccgggtcACAGGGGGCCAGCCAGGGAGCTTCCCCGGTACTTCCTCGGACAGTTACCCGAGCTCTAATCCCCAGAGTGAAGGAGGACCCTTGGCCCAAGGTTTTGTGCccccttcccagggtaatgggacctccgcccCAGGATACGGGCCCCTTGGCAGCGCAGGTGAAAGCTgccaaaacaccaaaatacacaaacacaacacgaatCCCCCTTTGTCAATCAAGAActaattgaaaataaaattgatttgctgatcggaatgttctccgaacaatctgcaatcaacagtTTAATTAACCAAGGTGCAATGCCTTCTCAGCTGCAGCAATGCGGAAAGAAAGCATTCTTCACAACATCCTCGACCccatcccatcacgcaatatctgatctcccaacccctgcccacgatcaatctgcctaccaatccttccccttcgTATCCCCTCCCCCCGGCAGAACCACATCTACCTCTACCCCACATCTACCTCTGCAATTCCGGCGGTCAAAACATTAAAAACCATCAGAATAGAACagcaatgcacagtccctcctcggtcatttcgaagaaatcatattgataattaaggagaagaatattgatattttgtgtataagtgaaacttggcttcaccaagaaatatcaagcagtttcatcagcatcccaaactttcatgtttacaaatgtgatgcatatatgtaagcgatacccttaaatcaaataagatctctgcaactgtaaatcatacagcaatAGAGggcatctgggtaaccgtacaaagtaGTACGTATCCTTCCTTcatcgtcggcacaatctacagacaccctcatgccaccacagaatcatttgactaccaagaaaatattctcagagaaatgtcaataaagagaaaaccacttttcatcttaaggtgatttaaatgacgatctaaataaaccaaatgcaaagttaaatgggataattaacaaaaacaaattaaaacaacttataaagaagcctacaaggattacagaaaacacctcattcATATTAgacattataataacaaacagacccaatattacactacacgcagacgcggTCACATGctacattgctgatcacgagcttataaccatgaCCCTAAATATAGAAAAAGCAAAGCGAAACCCAGTcaataaaacctctcgcgacctaacgcattacgatcctcagttactctgccaacatattatagccaatgtcattagtgcctaagaagaaacaaaacacagacacttcccaaaattccataaataatatagaacaCTTTCATAACTTCTTtccagaagtaggtagacgcacttttgaacagacaaccgcccccacatatcaacacaacataaacgataCGAACA
This window encodes:
- the LOC125036695 gene encoding uncharacterized protein LOC125036695 isoform X2, with the protein product MLWQPKGCCCFTRRTGSLILASLSVISGIFGILNLVNIYANHDQNVDSEVLKFCRENLQAEDMGACRDSAKHIVMLGGATLMLIYVIQVIISSLLIHGISKNDACLMVPYMILRLVYIVLATTGGAALCIGLIVVGDFSSMSILAAIAFGYIFLETYFLLVIRAHYLQMRKESGYDHVELEEECPATPKRVGKRAD
- the LOC125036695 gene encoding uncharacterized protein LOC125036695 isoform X1, yielding METSKMLWQPKGCCCFTRRTGSLILASLSVISGIFGILNLVNIYANHDQNVDSEVLKFCRENLQAEDMGACRDSAKHIVMLGGATLMLIYVIQVIISSLLIHGISKNDACLMVPYMILRLVYIVLATTGGAALCIGLIVVGDFSSMSILAAIAFGYIFLETYFLLVIRAHYLQMRKESGYDHVELEEECPATPKRVGKRAD